The segment ACCTTCGCGGTGGTGAATTCCATCTCGTTCTCCAAAAGGTACATGGCAGACTTGAGCCTCATCACTTTGTCCAGTCGGCTGTGCTTCCAACCCATGTAGATCATCAGGCCGAACAGGACGATACTGATGCTGAACCCAAAGTACCCGGCCAGGTACACCGGTAAAAGCGCGCCTAGGCATTTCCCGAAGGACCACAAGACGCTCACCGCCCGTTCTCCAGGTGGATGAGCAGGCGAGGCCGAGTCCGCAGCCCCCTTCTCTTTGCCCATACTCGGCTCTGCATCAGCGGGTGGCATCGCAAGAGGCTTTTTTTCTCTGGATTCCCTGGCTCCGGTGGCCTTCAGCTCCTCTGCGGCTGCGTCTATTCGGCGGGCGCCGGAGAAACCTTACCAGCGTGTTCCTGTGGCAAACATCGACAGATCGTCGACTGGTTAACAGCTCATGGTTTCGTTTGTGGACCGCTGCGCTCTCCAACAGCGCTGCGGGGCACTAAAATATTCCGTGGGTCACTTGCGTATACAGCTTATTCACAGCGACAGCAAGCAGGACGCAAAACCTGCGAGGGCGGACTCAGCTTCAATCCCTCCTTCCCATGAAATCCAGTAGAAAACTAAACCCTAGAATTAACTTGTAGCGTCAGTAACGCGGGCGGAGCGTATCGTGCTTGAACTGTACCACTGTAAAATGGAGATTTCCCCTCAACTAGACACCCGATATGAAGTCAAGCCATTCACAGCAGTGTGGCATGCAAATCAGGGAAATCAGTAAACCTTATGTACGTTAGTATCAATGTAACGGATATGCTCTTTTTCTCCCCgttatcttttttttacataagCAAAACGCCGGTGCCTGCCCACATAAGCGCAAGCGCtcagcacactgcagcagcttttACGACAGAGCCCTCCAGCACCCACAGGCTCCCTGATAGAAATTTCAGCTTTGCACAAGTTCAGTGGGAAACACGGAAATGGGCAAGAGGCACAACCAGCAGTGGCTACGACTTCACCCTAACCCACAAACAGGCCTGCTATCACGGATGCGCCAGCTGCCACTAATGCGATATTTACGCACCAGTAAACGCAGCAGGTAAACAGCTCAAATCTGCGGCTCAGGCTGACCTGAAATGGTTACTGACCATATAAAAATCGATCATTTGTGTTTACTTCATCCTGCAGGTTTCCACGCCACCTGTTTTTGGACGGAAGTTGTTCCTTTGCCTGGCAGCGAAAAGGGTTTTAATCTCTCCCTGGTTACTTGGATACAGCTGGGAGAGCTGCTCACCAGCCAGGCTGTAAAGAAAGAAGCAAAGGTGAATTTTGATCAAATAACCCGTTTTTGGTATGCCATATTCTTTCCAAATAGGCTTCAAAAGGGTATTCTCTTGCACTTACAGTTCAGTTTCCAGTAATTTCTAATTGCCAAGTTATCTCTTAGTATTTCCTGGTAATAACAAACTGTTAATATCCACTTACCAAGGATAAGTTCCTAAATAGCCACCAGGAAGGTTATTTAACATACTTGCAATCCATCTTTTAGATAATTTTCCAGTAAGTGATTTGTGTTTCCAACTTTTTTTCCTAATACGCTAAATACCTGGTAATTAGTGGGCTGTAAAATAAAGGTTACCtaaatatatattgttttaaatGAGTGGCATCCCCCTTTAAGTCTTTAGCGCAATATGAAACCTGGCCCGTCACCAGCGCACAGTTTGGTCGTCTCATATCTCTCAAAATAACTTTACCATCAGCTTCTTTTGTGAAAACCATGCATGGCGATTGTGCAAATGAAACTCTGAACTGTGCTTCTGAAAGAGCGTCATGTGCTGTGTGGCAGCAGATAAAGGGGCTTTACACGGGGAATGCCAGCCAATCTGTAATTATTTCTTTATCTCATATAGAATAAATAAGAATACATCTATTAGTCATGAATAAACCTTtaatgatgagagaaaaaaacaagtttgatGAGATCCTCTGCATGTTGACTGGTAATTTCTCTCCATTGACCGCAGGACAGGTTGTTTGTTATCATGCTGTGTGACAGTAATGACTCTGTAGCTGCCACCAAACTAAACTCAGCCACTGGCTCAGAGCCCACACTATACAACCACAAACCCTCTTTGCTCTCATTTTAACATGCCTGTTGAAAAACTTAGAACACGTGCATATCACACACAACCAAGATCATCAGATCTGAGTCATGCAACTTTTGGGCAATGGAAAACAtctgctttctccctctctctcagttaTCCAGAAACAAGAAGCAGAAGTGGCAGTCATAAgggaatgatgtgtttttgcttctttggAAGAAGATCAAAGTTCAAACTCAGGGTAAGTGCTTTCAGCATTAAAGCAATGCAAACGTGTATAAATCATCATTAATTTACCTTTTCACTATACAGGAAACCTACATTATTAACTAAATAATGTCCTTGCTTTCCCTTCTTAGTAAGATGATAATAGAGATGTACCAACACCATTCTGACTAATCTCTAACTTTAACTATTTGCAGAGGGCATGTTGATGCATGTTGCAAAGTGATCCAAGGCTACAACATAGAGATCGAGTTTAAGCAAAGAGGACAGCTCGGTGAAGCATGTAAGAGTAAAACCTGTGACCCTTGTGCTCATCACAGCAATGTCAGAAACCAGGTATTCCTGAATTATTAGCCTCTTCAGTGGGCTGGTGAGCTGTGGGCCTGCTTACCTACAGCCGATACGCTCCTGGTCTGTCTTTGTGATTGCATTAAGTCCAGATGAGTCTCCAATGTCACTGCTGGCTATTGTGGGCACAGTCTGTCTGCTGGATAACCTTCTAAAATACAGAATGTGTCTgccctttacaaaaaaaataagcgATCAGGGCAGTGTTTGGCTTGTGCCCATTGAGTTACATCATTTATTTGTCTAGGATATGTCCTCTGGTTAATTGTGGGCAGTGCCAGGAGGTGGACGGCTGACATTCTGCCCACTACTGGGACACAAGGCACTTCTAAAGACCACAGTGAAAGGAATACATACAGTAAAATTGCCTGTTACCATATCACCTGTATCTGAGTATCCCAATTATTCACACCAGAGATATCAAGATTTATATTACACTAAGTCAGCTTGCTGAAGGTGTGAGACAGTTTGTTTCACTGCAGCTCCCTCTGCAGGGATAACTGCGCGTAAGTCATCCACATAAGTTTCACCAGTTTCCTGCAATGTGTCCacggcaaaagaaaaaaaaaatctattctaaGACTTCACTTTTGTATCTTGGTCAGGCTATAATAACTGCATCTGCTTCCTTGTGCAGGGACATATGCATGTCTTACTCAAAGAGACGTCTTGATTCATTTGGGTATTGCACTGCATTTATATGGGGTCATATTCAAAGCAGAACTCTCTTCTCAGTTTCATCCGGGTACGAGTGCAAATGGAAGTGACTGAGGCTGTAAAAGACAGATCGACGCTGTGTCCTGTGATAAAGTGCCCTCTAGCCACAGCCTGCTTGTAAATCACCTCAGCTGAGAACAGAAAGGTATATTGGAGCCATTTCAAGGacttaaaacaagacatatAAGTGAATTGTTGCTTGAGACTGAGCAGCTGTACAAAGatacctgcatacacacacacagccaagtcAGGGCATGTACATCAACATGAACTGCTCTCAAGAGAAATTTTTCCCATGGCTTCCTCCTGCAGACGCACATGCCAGGTCTGAGGATGAACTGCTGATGAAGATTTCCTGCCAAGGGCTTTGAATAGACTTGTCAAATAGTACCGCAAGGTCTAAGACCAGTATGCACTTGACAGGATGCAATTACTGTactcttaaaataaataaataaacctgacaactcaacaaaaacaaaatttccctTAAGCCTTCTGTCctccaagcacaatgcaagagGTGTCGAAGATATAGGATTTGACATAGAAACTTTTGGGATGAACACAAAGACTTAAGGAATGCCAAGGACATTTCACCCAATTAGTTTTACTGAGTGAATTTAAATCATAACCCAGTGTTGTTTTTAAGTGGTGACTTGAATCATGTTCACCACATTTTAGCTGACCCACTTAAGACCAAATTAAGTATGACACATATCTTTGCTTAGTTTGCCATGCTTTGTCTCAGCATGGCAAACTAAGAAATTGCCATGGTGTTTGCATGTCATTATGGAACCCCTCTTTAATTTGTGATAACACTTTATATGTATTAGGCACTACATAAAGCATGAAGTCACCAAAATACTAACTTTGACAGCACCTGCAAAACTCCAGACCCATCATAGCTTGCCAGCAGAAGCCATGAATGTGTAAATTATGCCTATAGCTGATTCAGTGAAGTACACAGACACATCAGGTTAGTTTTTTAACCCAAAACCTTTAATCGAagtataaacaaaaataaaacgaTGAAGACAAGGAGTTAAGAACAAAGTCCAGAACGCCCCAGAGGGCCAGTCGTCCGTCCAGGTGTTGCTGAACCGGCTCTCCAGTTCTCAGACAGCGGCTCCGCTCCCTCAGGTTCACTCAGGGGCCACCGGGCTCAGACTTGGCCCCGGGGAGGCCGCTGGACTCCGGCTGTGTTTACAGCCCGTGACGGCGCGGCCACGGCAGGTTACTTAGACCTCTGCCTCATCTTTCTCCTTTTGCGCTTCAGCCTGCAATTAATTAAAATCCAAAACAGCATGGAGTAACATCACTGTAGTAATTATTATGGCTTCCCAAATAAACAGTGGACACACGCTTACCTGCGCATACGCTTCTTCCTCCACTGAAACACAGGAGAGACAATGTTAGCGACATTATGGCAGTTTACACATTTTATGCATACACACTTGTCATATTTTTTCAAGTAAATACGAATGAATGCTTAAGCGCAGACACAGAAAAGCAAGAATATTCACGTTTATCCAGTGTTCAAAGGCAAAAATTAACATTACAGTGCATTTCTCGCTACTAGGACTGTTAGCTAGCCGACTAGCATCACGGCAAAGATTTACTCTTTCAAATGAGCAGACGCGTACCTTGGCTCTCATGTTGAGGAGGCTTGTCTGAAAAGAGAAGGTGGATTGTGATGGATTAGTCAGATGGATTAAAAAAGACGAGGATTTATTTGGATTCAGATGCAAACATTTACGAGACGGCAGCTTCCACCTACCACAGCGGAACAGTCCCCCAGAAGAACGTCATCTTTCCGCGACTTGATATTTATAGCCAGTTGTACGTCATTGTCATTGGCCCGCCGTGATCATGGGAAATGAAGGTTTTTTTCCTTTCTAAAATGTAGTTCACAACTAAATGCAGTAACGTGgagaaaattgtgtttttctccacgttttctgtgtttttttctgatatccATACATATGAATACTGAATGTGCGCATTTAAATGTATATTATCTAGATAcacacagtgcattcagaaaatattcagaccccctgcacttttgttatgttgcagtctgatgctacaatcgtttaaattcattttttctctcattaatctacactcagtaccctataatgacaaagtaaaaacagaacTGTAGAAATTTTTggaaatttattaaaaagaaagaaatgaaatatattGAGATCCTTTACTCAGAACTTAGTTGATGATGCTgtcaccaccatgcttcactgttgtgATGGtgttgggcaggtgatgagcgctgcctggtttcctccagacataacgttTGTAATTGAGGCACAAACggttcaatcttggtttcatcagaccagagaatcttgtttctcacagtccgAGAGTCCTTcggctgcttttgttttgttttgttttatttttgcaaaccccctttcatgtgttttgcactgaggagaggcttccgtccagccactctgccataaagcccagatcgcTGATGGTTGTCCCTCTGGAGCTTTGTCccgtctccacacaggatctctgatctggagctcagtcagagtgaccatcgggttcttggtaacctttcttactaaggcccttctcccatgatggctcagtttggccgggcagccagctcttggaagagtcctggctgttccaaacttcttccatttgagaatgatGGATGCCACTGCGCTcctgggaaccttcagtgcagcagaaattttttttgtagccttccccagatctgtgccttgcaacaatcctgtcaatgagctctgcaggcagttcctttgtcctcatggctttgttttttgctctgatatgcattgtcagctgtgaggccctctatagagaggtgtgtgcctttccaaatcatgtccaatcaatttaatttaccacaggtggactctaatcaagcaacgatcaagagaaatgggaggcaccagagctaaatttcaagtgttgttgcaaagggtctgaatacttcaatgtgatatttcagtttttcctttttaataagtTTACATTTCTACAATTGTGTTTTCACTTAGTAtaaattaatgaggaaaaaatgagtgTGAACgactgtagcatcaggctgcaacataacaaaagttaaaaaagtgaagggggtctgaatactttctgaatgcactgtacagTGCCAAATGGCAGATCTTTATGTTGCCACTGTCTGTTGAGCTGACTTACATGTAGAGATATTTAAGATTAACCAAAGTGATTACTGAGTGCCTTTTATTATGGTAACAATCTTTACAATAGCTGCAGTGCATAATGTCATCTGAGGAAGTGAAAGGCAATCCAAGGAACCAAACAAGCGAGTGATGTCAGGTGGCTTTTTAATGTTTCCAAAAATAGTCTCTGAAACTGGGATTTGTTTTACAAAAGCATCCATATATTTAACAGCTATGGAATTCTTGTGTAAACAGACTGAAACTCCTTGACAGCAGTGGTGGCACCAGAAGACCGAATGCACAACCCTTTAGTGAGAGTTGCAGCATCCACGACTGAgcaaaggaaggagaaaaaaaaaaaaaaaaaaaaatcactacattTTCAGTTGTTAAATTTCTCAACCAGTGGAAGAAGTCTTCAAAAATCCATTTAATAAATTGTTAGTTGAGTAACCTAGATGCCTAGAAGTATACATACAGTACTAGTATACAGACCTAAGCAAGAGCAGTGTGAATATGTAGTAATTTTGCTCAAACAGTAATGATGACTCATGATTTCATGCTTTTTAACCCTCATCAATGCTGTGTGACTTCAGGGTTCAAAACAGGTGTTAAACATTTCCCCCCCGCAGCAGCAGGTAAACATTCAGGTCAAAGGCATGGCTTCAGGTTTGTGACCTTGAGCAAATTATCTAAATGCCACAGTTACGTTGGCACGGTGCTGCGCAGTCATCCTCCTTGGTCACACtgtcaaaatcatttttatttaccatGATTTTCACGATAGTTTttgggggagagaaggaggggagaaggCTTGTGGTCTCTCAAATAGTTAAGTCTTCCATTGAGAAAACCAACAATACGCCATTGCACAGAATATCCTCTCTTGGAGTGGAACTGTGCCTACTATTCAAGGGGAAATGCCCGTCTCAAGGACAGGGAAATTTAAGAGGGacgtgagtgtctgtgtgtgtgtgtgtgtgtgtgtgtggaggggagtGACAGAATTTAGGAGCAGCAGCATCCCAGTCTGACATCAGTTAGAATTGGAGGTATTCATGACGGGTAAGCCCGCAAGTGCCTCAGACAGCTGGGATAGGAGGATTCTCGACGTCTTTTCTTTGGGTCATCACATGTCTGTCAGTAATTCTTGGAGACAAAAAGCTGACATGGAGGGATCTATTCAGCTGCTTCGGTCTCCACTTGCTGTCCCGTCGCAGTCTCGACGGTCTTTGAAGCCTTTAAAAAGATCAAATGGAAATTAGAGGCAACATttagacatttacattttcccttttttccgaCCCTGTCAGTGCCCTATCTtaccttctttttctttttcttctgcgTCTTGCGGCTGGCCGAGCTTTGCAGCAAAGCcttaacagaataaaataaaatatttaaaaaagggaACAACAATGCACACCCATAAGATCATGGAAGCACAACACACAATACATCAACTCCTAATGCAATTTAAATTGAACCCTAATCCCTCTTCATAGGTCAGAAAGCATGGATGGTGCATCCATCAGGGGCGTTTTACCTTCAGCTCTGGGTCGTCCACTTCATGCTCAGACTTGTAGAGATCTGGGTCAAACAGGCTGTTTGTGATCCGCAGAGGTCCATTAGCCATGAGCAGCACGGTGAACTTGAACTGGGCTACAAACTCACCTTCATgggcaaaaaaagagaaaaattatAGAGTGCAGCAGAGAGCACCAGAGAGTATGCATTTGGacataatatataattatacaAATATCAAACTACAGGTTTTTCAATGACTTACAACTCCATAATTCAGGGTCTAAAACCTGTTGATTATAGCCCGGCATGATAGTGCTATTATGAAATCTActgtcaacaaataaaaatcaaatcacacGCCCAAGACATacagtattttaaaaatgttcccAAAACCCACATAGTTTTCTTTTCCATTAAACTGCCACAGCATACGAGTACATCTTAGCCCAGGGCTTGCTCCAAGAAACACCATTAATAAGATTAACAATAAAAAACCAATGCAGTACGGTGCTCCTCATTAGCAGAGGCACTTTGTCTGTCCACGACATATTTCCTGCAGCCAGCTGGCTGTGCAATTGAATGTTACACTTCTATATAAATTCAAGCACATCTTAAACCTTCCAACGGCTCTGCAAAAAACCTGAAGGTCTTTTAGTCTGCTCAGATTTTCAAGTACTGTCATGGTCACTGGAGCGCTTTATTACATTCCCTTTTGTTTCACTCACCCTCTTTCTCATGCAGTACGTTGAAGGGctgcagcagctcatgtttggcaCACTCCACCACACCCAGCCTGGCCTTGGCCTCATCCTCAAATGCTCTGAGGAGACACAGAAAGGAGAAGTCAGACAGAAACTCAGGCACTTTactaaaaagataaaataaagcaagaaaaggcaaagaaaaaaaaaaaggaaattgcaCCTGATACACAACTATTCCAAAAAACTTATTGAGGCATTGTTTTCAGGTCATCCAATTACTTGGGCAAATCTGTATACATTTTCAGTGTATTTCCcttaaaatataaagaaaagagggtgacaatatgacaatatataAAGTACCTATTACCTAAAGCTATGGGCATTAACAGCTAGGTGCACTAGGTTTTCAACACGTACCTCAGAGTGAAAGGCATGGCATCAAAGCGCCTCTCCACCTCACTGAAGAACATCCGAGAGGTCTTCATCTTCAGGCCGTACACCTTGTTGGGTTCTCGTTTGTAGATGGTAGTCCTCTGTCCTCCATCCTTTGCCTTAAATGTAGAACAGAACAGATTTATAACACCTGACTGAACGCACAGGTCGGTGAAAAGTCAAAACACCTCTTATCCTCATCTCTCTTACCTTCCCTTCTCCAGTGCTGATCAGCACATCGACTGCATACACCTCATGGACCTCAAACTCAGCCTTCTCATGGTCCTTCCTACAAGAAGAGAGGCGGGGTCAGCGACCGGTGAAGCAAAAAGCTAATCGGTCAGTGAAAACTAGCTGGCCGCACTCACCTCTGCTGGTCCGTTGGGTTCTGGATGATCGTTTTCTCCCCATCGATGATATGTTGTTTTAGCTGATGGGACAGCATGCCTGCACACATGAAAAGTCAAGATTGGTGGGGGAAGCCAGTCACATCATACACAGTGATAATATAGCAATAACCTCACTTGGCTGGCAGGTGCAGCGATCACTGGCTCGTGTCCAGAAAAGGTCAAATGTTGAGAAAACACTCACCCTCTATGGGGGAGCACTTGAATGACTTTGCAATCTTGTTCCAGGCTTCTGTGACCTGTGAGTTCTTGTGGAGATAAACAATTTACAATTATTATGCCAGGTTAACAGTAATAGCTTCTGTCAAATCAGTGGCCAGGTGAGAGATTTATTTTACCTGGTTTCCTGGCTTGACGAGACGCAGAGCAGCTTCAGAGCACAGGTGAGCTGCTTTGAGAACGTCTGCCTTCCGCCCTGTCAGTGGCGCTTCCTGAAGGACCACAGGAGGCAAGTGAGAGAATCAGGAAAGACTGAATAATGAAGCACAACAAACAGCTGATGGTCTAACTACCACTCATAGAgctgcacgatatggacaaTCTAATATATAATACGATACGACTATGGGTTCACACGTTCAGCTCTACTAATCCTGATAAGTGCTCAAATGACCACATGATTGTGGCCACCTAAATGTAATTTAATCCAGTGCTGATGGCGTACCTTGGTCACCCCAACAACAAAGCTGTGAGCCACGTTTGAGATGAAGCCATCGACATGCACACCCAGATCACTGCACGCAAAGAGAACGGGCAAGCATGAGGCAAAGACGCAAAGTACAGACTTCAAGGAAAGTATTAGGCAGAGTTTATGCAGTGGAGCAAAACAGCACAGATATGTTTCTGTTCTTACATTTTGACAAGGTCCCCATCCTTCAATATAACCTCAGGGTCACTCTTCAGAGGGGAGTAATGGCATACACAGTTGTTAACAGACACGCTTGTCGGAAAGGCGATACCTGAGGAAGCCAGATACACGCATCAAATTGAGTACACTGAATTTTATCTGTAACATCAAGATTAATGCACTGATTCTTCTGTTATCCAAAAACTATACCTTTCTTCATGTCCTTCTCCCTCTTGAAGACTTTCCCAGTTTCTGTCATGATGAAGGCATCTCCCTTTTCGCAGAGGCTGAGCACAGACACTCCTGCCTTAGCCGCCTCCACCACAGCCTTCATGGCCTCTGCGAGACAAAAGGAGAGGCGTGCTGTGGTTTAAAGTGCTGCAGCAATGACACAGGGGGCTGATTTTTTAATGATTCAATTAACAGGTGCCATGCTGCCACCAGAGTGTAGATAAGGTGAACTGATGAATTATGCAATTAATCTCAAtggctgttctctctctctactcggGGCTCATTCACTCCATCAGCTGTAATGAACAACAGGCATCACTTCAAGACCCATTTGGATTTTGACAAACTTGGCGTTGCATTAATATGAGACAGTTTAATTTGAGACAGACTGGCTGACAGCTGTGCAGCGGCAGCCGCGAGCACGCAACCGCGTTAATTTACTATCAATCAACCAAAAATACATTCAGGTGAGGCTGCACTTTGACAAGAAACCCTGCTGGTTAATGACGGCTGGATGACGAAGCTAGCTACATGCTTAGCGCACCGCTAGTGGTAAATTAGCTAGCTCAACTAGCCAGCCATTGTTACATTAGCATTTAGCTCAGGCTAGCCTGGAGTACAGCTTTGCTATGCAGCTAGGTTAGCTTAGCTCAACGGGCTAATGTGACAGCAAAGTGACGTTTAAGACACACACGGTGTTACAAAGCACAGGCTGGCTAAACTTTCAGCTAATGCCATATTTTATCCATATTTGTCACGGGTTCGTTGTCTAAAATAAGCCGTTATTTGTGCTGCCGCGGCACATGGCACAGCTGCAGCCTGGACGTGAGCAGCTAGCTAACCGAGTCCTGCCACTTCTCAAATGTTTCCTTCGTATCAAAGCGACTCCTTTTGCTTACGGTTTGCGATCTCAGCGCCCATCTTGTATTTTGTGACCACCAGGTCGTCGGCGATAGTGTGCTCCTGTGAATCGTCATCTCCAGACATGTTGGCAGTGTCTCTTCGTACTCCAACTAACTTTTTCCCCGGCGGGTGTCAGTCACAGAATGGACCACGCTGCTCCGCTGCTCTGCGCTCACCGGCCCGCCCGACGCCGCTCGCCCACGAGCACGAGACCCGCCTACCGCCAAAGACGCGTGACGTATCTGGCAAGATAGTTCACTTCCGGTCACACGGCAAGCCGCTGGGAGAACAGTCAAGCGCATCTACATGAACATACAGCAATTTATATAATTAGCTTATGCACAACGCacctaatttattttaatttacgCTGTAACTTTATAGACATGCAGTAGATTGCAATAGACTCTTTAAGTATACATATGGTGAACATAGGTATACGTTTTACACATGCCCaatgtcttatttctgtatttattgttgcacatatttgtacttaatgcacataatgcacatacttttgttATAACTTAATCCATAATGCACATAGCACATACGTAATGCACAAATGcactttttatatttctgtttcgTTTTCCATTTCTAATAATTATTCtgttgagaatttgagcaactgcaacgaACCCAATTTCAATGCGTGCAATACGTGTAAATAAATtcggatcaataaagtgtttctgattctgaagtggagttcgttttttttttttttgtatagctAAGTGACAGCATGGCTCCAACGTCAAACAACAATTTAATTCATGAAACATCATAACCTAGGACTCTGGACG is part of the Myripristis murdjan chromosome 7, fMyrMur1.1, whole genome shotgun sequence genome and harbors:
- the LOC115362398 gene encoding proliferation-associated protein 2G4-like produces the protein MSGDDDSQEHTIADDLVVTKYKMGAEIANQAMKAVVEAAKAGVSVLSLCEKGDAFIMTETGKVFKREKDMKKGIAFPTSVSVNNCVCHYSPLKSDPEVILKDGDLVKIDLGVHVDGFISNVAHSFVVGVTKEAPLTGRKADVLKAAHLCSEAALRLVKPGNQNSQVTEAWNKIAKSFKCSPIEGMLSHQLKQHIIDGEKTIIQNPTDQQRKDHEKAEFEVHEVYAVDVLISTGEGKAKDGGQRTTIYKREPNKVYGLKMKTSRMFFSEVERRFDAMPFTLRAFEDEAKARLGVVECAKHELLQPFNVLHEKEGEFVAQFKFTVLLMANGPLRITNSLFDPDLYKSEHEVDDPELKALLQSSASRKTQKKKKKKASKTVETATGQQVETEAAE